A stretch of the Microcella sp. genome encodes the following:
- a CDS encoding L-rhamnose mutarotase codes for MPDLRVAFRLQVRPELLDEYRAVHSPVRREMLEAIAASGRRNYSLFLDDTDGTLFGYYEVDDDEAAQASLATSDVATQWEAEMSRYFISLGGRADQAARRLPEVFNLADQRSGAADRETDIS; via the coding sequence GTGCCTGATTTGCGTGTGGCCTTTCGCCTGCAGGTGCGCCCTGAGCTGCTCGACGAGTATCGGGCCGTGCACTCTCCGGTGCGCCGCGAGATGCTCGAGGCCATCGCGGCGAGCGGCCGACGCAACTACTCCCTCTTTCTCGACGACACCGACGGCACGCTCTTCGGCTACTACGAGGTCGATGACGATGAGGCGGCGCAGGCCTCGCTCGCCACGAGCGACGTCGCAACGCAGTGGGAGGCGGAGATGTCGCGCTACTTCATCAGCCTCGGCGGTCGCGCTGACCAGGCCGCGCGTCGGCTGCCCGAAGTGTTCAACCTCGCCGACCAACGAAGCGGTGCTGCTGATCGGGAGACCGACATCTCCTGA
- the rhaI gene encoding L-rhamnose isomerase: MTTFDSIAPQLERQAIELPSWAFGNSGTRFRVFTTPGTPRDPFEKIADAAQVHRYTGLAPSVALHIPWDKVDDYSALRAHADEHGVALGTINSNTFQDEEYKFGSLAASDPKARQRAIDHHFDCIDVMHATGSRDLKIWLADGTNYPGQDDMRRRQDNLAESLATIYERIGDEQRLVLEYKFFEPAFYHTDVPDWGTAYAQVAALGDKAMVCLDTGHHAPGTNIEFIVMQLLRLGKLGSFDFNSRFYADDDLIVGAADPFQLFRIMVEVVRGGGYDEGSEVAFMLDQCHNIEEKIPGQMRSVLNVQEMTARALLIDREALDAAQRSNDVLAANAIMMDAFYTDVRTPLAAWRESRGLPADPMAAYAASGYRERIVAERVGGTQAGWGA; encoded by the coding sequence ATGACGACCTTCGACTCCATTGCGCCCCAGCTCGAACGCCAAGCCATCGAGCTGCCCTCGTGGGCCTTCGGCAACTCGGGAACGCGCTTTCGGGTGTTCACCACTCCCGGTACGCCGCGCGACCCCTTCGAGAAGATCGCCGACGCAGCCCAGGTGCACCGCTACACCGGCCTCGCGCCGAGCGTGGCCCTGCACATTCCGTGGGACAAGGTCGACGACTACAGTGCACTGCGCGCGCACGCTGACGAGCACGGCGTCGCTCTCGGCACCATCAACTCGAACACCTTCCAAGACGAGGAGTACAAGTTCGGCTCGCTCGCCGCCAGTGACCCGAAAGCTCGTCAGCGCGCGATCGATCACCACTTCGACTGCATCGACGTCATGCACGCGACCGGCTCGCGCGATCTGAAGATTTGGCTCGCCGACGGCACCAACTATCCGGGCCAAGACGACATGCGTCGCCGGCAAGACAACCTTGCTGAGAGCCTCGCCACGATCTATGAGCGCATTGGCGACGAGCAGCGACTCGTGCTCGAGTACAAGTTCTTCGAGCCGGCGTTCTATCACACCGATGTTCCCGACTGGGGTACCGCCTACGCTCAGGTGGCCGCGCTCGGTGACAAGGCGATGGTGTGCCTCGACACGGGTCACCACGCGCCCGGCACGAACATCGAGTTCATCGTCATGCAGTTGCTGCGCCTCGGCAAGCTCGGCTCGTTCGACTTCAACTCACGCTTCTACGCCGATGACGACCTCATCGTCGGCGCGGCTGACCCCTTCCAGCTTTTCCGCATCATGGTCGAGGTCGTGCGAGGCGGGGGCTATGACGAGGGCAGCGAGGTCGCGTTCATGCTCGACCAGTGCCACAACATCGAAGAGAAGATTCCCGGCCAGATGCGCTCGGTGCTCAACGTGCAAGAGATGACGGCCCGCGCTCTGCTCATCGACCGTGAAGCGCTCGATGCGGCCCAGCGCAGCAACGACGTGCTCGCCGCGAACGCGATCATGATGGACGCCTTCTACACGGATGTTCGCACTCCGCTCGCCGCCTGGCGAGAGTCGCGCGGCCTGCCCGCAGACCCCATGGCGGCCTACGCCGCGAGCGGCTATCGCGAGCGCATCGTCGCCGAGCGCGTGGGTGGCACTCAAGCGGGCTGGGGTGCCTGA